One genomic window of Vibrio rhizosphaerae includes the following:
- a CDS encoding DUF721 domain-containing protein, which produces MRNHRPTATNELISHSKLKEIQKHAESINRLSQTILPLLPKGSQPYVRVANLRRSHLVLEVASAAIKMKVDYERLQILSHLRNQGFAHLISLEVVINPSIYRIDSSSEEEQVPKNPRKISSQTAELLKCIADHASPKVKKRLENIAHLANNKNK; this is translated from the coding sequence ATGAGAAACCACCGCCCGACTGCAACGAATGAGCTAATCAGCCATTCAAAGCTGAAAGAGATTCAGAAACATGCTGAGTCAATTAACCGACTCAGCCAGACTATTTTACCGTTGCTTCCGAAAGGCTCTCAGCCTTATGTGCGCGTGGCAAATCTTCGCCGCAGCCATTTAGTGTTGGAAGTCGCCAGTGCGGCAATTAAGATGAAAGTGGACTATGAACGCTTACAAATTCTGAGTCATTTACGCAATCAGGGATTTGCTCATTTGATTAGTCTTGAAGTTGTGATCAATCCGTCAATTTATCGAATTGACTCATCTTCAGAAGAAGAGCAAGTGCCAAAAAATCCACGCAAAATTTCTTCTCAAACCGCAGAACTGCTCAAATGCATCGCGGATCATGCTTCACCCAAAGTGAAAAAGAGACTGGAGAATATTGCCCATCTTGCAAACAACAAAAATAAATAG
- the lpxC gene encoding UDP-3-O-acyl-N-acetylglucosamine deacetylase: MIRQRTLKEIVKTTGVGLHSGRKVTLTLRPAAANTGIIYRRTDLAPPVDFPANPENVRDTMLCTALVNDDGVRISTVEHLNAALAGMGIDNAVVEVDAPEIPIMDGSASPFVFLLQQAGIEVQNAPKRFIRVKKPVRFEDGDKWAELVPYQGFRMDFEIDFNHPAIESDEQRLLFDFSSQSFVRDISRARTFGFMRDIEYLQSQNLCLGGSFDCAIVLDDYRILNEDGLRFANEFVTHKVLDAIGDLYMCGHSIVGEFRAYKSGHGLNNQLLRALLADQEAWEWATFGEDVGSPVAFADPSSVLA; the protein is encoded by the coding sequence ATGATCAGACAACGTACGTTGAAAGAGATAGTGAAAACAACTGGGGTGGGACTTCACTCTGGTCGAAAAGTCACGTTAACTCTTCGCCCTGCCGCTGCAAATACCGGTATTATTTATCGCCGTACAGATTTAGCACCACCTGTTGATTTTCCGGCAAATCCTGAAAATGTACGTGACACAATGTTGTGTACAGCGCTTGTGAATGACGACGGTGTGCGGATTTCTACCGTAGAGCACTTAAATGCTGCTTTAGCCGGGATGGGAATCGATAACGCGGTGGTTGAAGTCGATGCACCGGAAATTCCAATTATGGATGGTAGCGCGAGTCCATTTGTCTTCCTTTTACAGCAAGCTGGTATTGAAGTTCAGAATGCGCCCAAGCGGTTTATCCGGGTGAAAAAGCCTGTTCGGTTCGAAGATGGTGATAAGTGGGCTGAATTAGTCCCTTACCAAGGTTTTCGGATGGATTTCGAGATTGATTTTAATCATCCGGCCATTGAATCCGATGAGCAGCGACTATTATTTGACTTCTCATCTCAATCGTTTGTTCGTGATATTTCCCGGGCGAGAACGTTCGGTTTCATGCGTGATATTGAATACCTACAGTCACAGAATCTTTGTCTGGGCGGTAGCTTTGATTGTGCTATCGTTCTGGATGACTATCGTATTCTGAATGAAGATGGCCTGCGTTTTGCCAATGAATTTGTGACGCATAAAGTGTTAGATGCTATCGGTGATTTATACATGTGTGGTCACTCAATTGTGGGTGAATTCAGAGCTTATAAATCAGGACATGGTCTGAACAATCAATTATTACGTGCACTTTTAGCAGACCAGGAAGCTTGGGAATGGGCAACGTTTGGTGAAGATGTTGGTTCACCGGTTGCGTTTGCAGACCCGAGTTCTGTATTGGCTTAA
- the ftsZ gene encoding cell division protein FtsZ, which produces MFEPMMEMSDDAVIKVVGVGGGGGNAVEHMVRESIEGVEFISVNTDAQALRKTSVSTVIQIGGDITKGLGAGANPQVGRDAALEDKEKIKESLTGADMVFIAAGMGGGTGTGAAPVIAEVAKELGVLTVAVVTKPFSFEGKKRLAFAEQGIEELSKHVDSLITIPNEKLLKVLGRGITLLEAFASANDVLKNAVQGIAELITRPGMINVDFADVRTVMSEMGHAMMGSGVAKGEDRAEEAAEMAISSPLLEDIDLAGARGVLVNITAGLDMRLDEFETVGNTVKAFASDNATVVIGTSLDPDMADEIRVTVVATGIGNERKPDITLVAGGKANSQQAVGSQQPAASSQQSGVPHHVAAKTEEKVAPKLQGNVESKSQPSSANSQGAGQSTAPKEKESGYLDIPAFLRRQAD; this is translated from the coding sequence ATGTTTGAACCGATGATGGAAATGTCTGACGATGCTGTAATTAAAGTCGTTGGAGTTGGTGGCGGCGGCGGTAACGCTGTAGAACACATGGTGCGTGAATCCATCGAAGGCGTGGAATTCATCAGTGTTAACACAGATGCACAGGCACTTCGTAAGACAAGTGTAAGTACTGTGATTCAAATTGGTGGGGATATCACCAAAGGGTTAGGTGCTGGTGCAAATCCTCAAGTAGGACGTGATGCTGCTCTTGAAGACAAAGAAAAAATTAAAGAATCCTTAACCGGTGCCGATATGGTGTTTATCGCAGCTGGTATGGGTGGTGGTACCGGTACGGGAGCAGCGCCAGTGATTGCGGAAGTCGCAAAAGAACTGGGTGTGTTAACGGTTGCTGTCGTTACCAAACCTTTTAGCTTTGAAGGGAAAAAACGTTTAGCCTTTGCAGAACAAGGCATCGAAGAGTTATCAAAGCATGTTGACTCTTTGATTACGATTCCGAATGAGAAGCTGCTTAAAGTATTGGGACGTGGTATCACCCTACTTGAAGCCTTTGCCAGTGCGAACGACGTATTGAAGAATGCGGTTCAGGGGATTGCTGAATTGATTACCCGCCCCGGCATGATCAACGTGGACTTTGCAGATGTGAGAACCGTCATGTCTGAAATGGGACACGCAATGATGGGAAGTGGGGTCGCCAAAGGTGAAGACCGAGCTGAAGAAGCCGCTGAAATGGCGATTTCGAGTCCGTTACTGGAAGATATCGACCTTGCTGGCGCACGTGGTGTACTGGTGAATATTACCGCTGGTCTTGATATGCGTCTGGATGAGTTTGAAACAGTTGGTAATACGGTCAAAGCATTTGCTTCGGATAATGCAACGGTTGTTATCGGTACTTCGCTTGATCCGGATATGGCGGATGAGATTCGCGTGACGGTTGTTGCGACTGGGATCGGTAATGAGAGAAAACCGGATATCACGCTCGTTGCGGGTGGCAAGGCAAACTCACAACAGGCTGTTGGTTCTCAGCAACCAGCCGCTTCATCACAGCAAAGTGGTGTTCCTCATCATGTTGCTGCGAAGACTGAAGAAAAAGTGGCACCGAAGTTGCAAGGGAATGTTGAGTCAAAATCTCAGCCTTCATCGGCAAATTCTCAAGGCGCTGGTCAGAGTACGGCCCCGAAAGAGAAAGAAAGTGGTTATCTCGATATTCCGGCTTTTTTACGTCGTCAGGCTGATTGA
- the ftsA gene encoding cell division protein FtsA, with product MTKMTDDNIIVGLDVGTATVSALVGEILPDGQINIIGAGTSPSRGMDKGGVNDLESVVKSVQRAIDQAELMAECQIRNVFLSISGKHIASRIEKGMGTISEEEVSQEDMDRAIHTAKSIKIGDEQRILHVIPQEFTIDYQEGIKNPLGLSGVRMEVSVHLISCHNDMARNIIKAVERCGLKVEQLVYSGLAASNAVITEDERELGVCVVDIGAGTMDIAIWTGGALRHTEVFSYAGNAVTSDIAFAFGTPVSDAEEIKVKYGCALSELVSKDDTVNVPSVGGRPSRSLQRQTLSEVIEPRYTELMGLVHQTIDTVQEKLRSEGIKHHLAAGVVLTGGAAQIEGLVECAERVFRNQVRVGKPLEVSGLTDYVKEPYHSTAVGLLHYARDSQINDETEYSEPKRQSMSGLFGRLRNWIQKEF from the coding sequence ATGACAAAAATGACCGATGACAACATAATTGTAGGTCTCGATGTTGGCACGGCAACTGTTTCTGCTTTAGTCGGAGAAATATTGCCTGACGGGCAGATTAATATCATCGGTGCAGGAACCAGCCCATCCAGAGGCATGGATAAGGGTGGTGTTAATGATTTGGAATCGGTTGTAAAGTCGGTTCAGCGAGCAATCGACCAAGCTGAATTGATGGCTGAGTGCCAGATTCGCAACGTTTTTTTATCAATCTCTGGCAAACATATTGCGAGTCGGATTGAAAAAGGAATGGGAACCATTTCTGAGGAAGAAGTTTCTCAGGAAGATATGGACCGGGCCATTCATACCGCAAAATCAATTAAGATTGGCGATGAGCAGCGAATCCTGCATGTTATCCCTCAAGAGTTTACGATTGATTATCAGGAAGGCATTAAAAATCCACTTGGGTTATCGGGTGTGCGCATGGAAGTGAGCGTGCATCTTATTTCCTGTCATAATGATATGGCGAGAAATATCATTAAGGCTGTGGAGCGTTGTGGACTGAAAGTTGAACAGTTAGTCTATTCAGGGCTGGCTGCCAGCAACGCGGTGATCACTGAAGATGAGCGAGAACTCGGTGTCTGTGTGGTCGATATCGGTGCCGGAACGATGGATATTGCGATTTGGACTGGTGGGGCACTGCGCCATACGGAAGTTTTTTCGTACGCTGGCAATGCTGTAACCAGTGATATTGCATTTGCATTCGGGACGCCAGTCAGCGATGCTGAAGAGATAAAAGTAAAATATGGATGTGCGTTGAGTGAGTTAGTCAGTAAAGATGACACGGTCAATGTACCAAGTGTTGGGGGGCGACCTTCCCGGAGTTTGCAGCGTCAAACCTTGTCGGAAGTGATAGAGCCTCGCTACACTGAATTAATGGGACTGGTTCACCAGACAATCGATACTGTGCAGGAAAAGTTACGATCTGAAGGGATCAAACATCATTTAGCTGCTGGGGTCGTTCTGACGGGTGGTGCCGCTCAGATTGAAGGACTGGTCGAGTGTGCGGAACGTGTTTTCCGCAATCAGGTCCGTGTTGGAAAACCACTTGAAGTGAGTGGCCTCACGGACTACGTCAAAGAGCCGTATCATTCTACGGCGGTTGGTTTACTCCATTATGCAAGGGATAGCCAAATTAACGACGAGACAGAATATAGCGAACCTAAACGCCAATCGATGTCTGGACTATTTGGTCGTTTGCGTAATTGGATACAGAAAGAGTTTTAA
- a CDS encoding cell division protein FtsQ/DivIB, translating to MKQILMRSHQLSLSPWLRERVWGGIFLFSVTFFIGLLLYSALSWMWDENRLPLSRIILQGHLKYVTAHDVQQAFASLEHIGTFMSQDVDQLQRRVQMIPWVEHASIRKQWPDTIKVFLTEHQVQAIWNGQALLDEHGVVFHGDLGLVQGEHVKLYGPENSSVEVLDMWREYNPEFQKLGLNISSLLLNERRAWQIILDNGIRLELGKESIKERIMRFVALYRYFGQKAEKISYIDLRYDTGAAVGWFSEQELEQENTTDDKNDR from the coding sequence ATGAAGCAAATATTAATGAGAAGCCATCAGCTGTCACTGTCACCATGGCTCAGAGAACGAGTCTGGGGTGGGATTTTTCTGTTTTCGGTGACTTTTTTCATCGGCTTACTCCTTTATTCTGCATTAAGTTGGATGTGGGATGAAAACCGATTACCTCTGTCTCGAATCATTTTGCAGGGGCATTTGAAGTATGTGACGGCACATGATGTTCAGCAGGCCTTTGCTTCGTTGGAGCATATCGGAACATTTATGTCTCAGGATGTGGATCAGTTACAACGTCGTGTTCAAATGATTCCGTGGGTTGAACATGCCTCGATTCGTAAGCAATGGCCAGATACGATTAAAGTGTTCCTGACTGAGCACCAAGTTCAGGCGATATGGAATGGTCAGGCACTTTTGGACGAACATGGTGTGGTGTTTCATGGCGATTTAGGGCTTGTGCAAGGCGAGCATGTCAAATTATATGGCCCGGAAAATTCGTCGGTTGAAGTCCTTGATATGTGGCGAGAATATAATCCTGAATTTCAAAAATTAGGATTGAATATTTCCTCTCTGTTGCTGAATGAGCGCAGAGCTTGGCAGATCATACTGGACAACGGTATTCGCCTTGAATTGGGGAAAGAGTCGATCAAGGAACGAATCATGAGGTTCGTTGCACTTTATCGTTATTTTGGTCAAAAAGCTGAAAAAATAAGCTATATTGACCTCAGATATGATACCGGAGCTGCTGTCGGGTGGTTTTCGGAACAAGAGTTAGAACAAGAGAATACAACGGATGACAAAAATGACCGATGA
- the murC gene encoding UDP-N-acetylmuramate--L-alanine ligase: protein MTMTYTPDISQLRTVIPEMRRVKCIHFVGIGGAGMSGIAEVLLNEGYQITGSDIAANAVTDNLTAKGAVIHIGHQAANVAQASVVVVSTAIDMNNPELIEARERRVPIVRRAEMLAELMRFRHGIAVAGTHGKTTTTALVTQIYSEAGLDPTFVNGGLVKSAGTNARLGSSRILIAEADESDASFLHLQPMVSIVTNIEADHMDTYHGDFETLKRTFIDFLHNLPFYGQAILCIDDPVVRELIPQLSRHVVTYGFSPDADVRIENYQQNGQQGKFTVVRKGRSDLSITLNIPGRHNAMNAAAAIAVATEDDIGDDAILKAMESTQGTGRRFDHLGVFDSGRGQVMLVDDYGHHPTEVDVTIQAARSGWTEKRLVMIFQPHRYSRTRDLYDDFANVLEQVDVLIMLDVYPAGEKPIAGADGRSLCRTIRSRGKIDPIFVPDSQTLPGVLANVLQDGDLVLTQGAGDIGKVARQLALLQLNIEKMQQVG, encoded by the coding sequence ATGACAATGACCTATACGCCCGATATATCCCAGCTCAGAACCGTCATTCCTGAAATGCGTCGGGTGAAGTGTATTCACTTTGTCGGGATCGGTGGTGCGGGTATGAGTGGTATTGCCGAGGTTTTATTGAATGAAGGCTATCAGATCACGGGGTCTGATATCGCGGCCAATGCTGTCACCGATAATTTAACCGCCAAAGGTGCAGTGATTCATATCGGTCATCAGGCGGCAAATGTTGCACAAGCGAGTGTTGTCGTTGTTTCTACAGCAATTGACATGAATAACCCTGAGCTTATTGAAGCCAGAGAAAGACGAGTGCCGATTGTACGTAGGGCTGAAATGTTGGCTGAACTGATGCGCTTTCGCCATGGGATTGCGGTTGCGGGGACACACGGTAAAACGACGACGACCGCTTTAGTGACACAAATCTATTCCGAAGCCGGGTTAGACCCGACATTCGTCAATGGTGGATTAGTTAAAAGTGCCGGAACCAATGCAAGGTTGGGAAGTAGCCGTATTTTAATCGCAGAAGCGGATGAAAGTGATGCCTCCTTCTTACACTTGCAGCCAATGGTCAGTATTGTGACTAATATTGAAGCGGATCATATGGACACCTACCACGGGGATTTTGAAACCCTGAAGCGGACGTTCATCGATTTTTTACATAATTTGCCTTTTTATGGACAAGCGATTCTTTGTATCGATGATCCGGTGGTGCGGGAACTGATTCCGCAATTGAGTCGTCATGTTGTGACTTATGGTTTCTCACCGGATGCCGATGTTCGTATCGAAAATTATCAGCAAAATGGTCAGCAGGGTAAATTTACCGTGGTCCGTAAAGGGCGTTCTGATTTATCGATAACCTTGAATATTCCCGGTCGACATAATGCAATGAACGCAGCGGCTGCGATTGCCGTCGCAACGGAAGATGACATTGGTGATGATGCCATTTTGAAAGCGATGGAAAGTACGCAAGGGACCGGCCGCCGCTTTGATCATTTGGGCGTATTTGATTCTGGTCGGGGGCAAGTCATGCTGGTTGATGACTATGGTCATCATCCGACAGAAGTTGATGTGACCATTCAGGCGGCCAGAAGTGGTTGGACAGAAAAGCGTTTGGTGATGATTTTTCAGCCGCATCGCTATAGTCGAACCCGCGATTTATATGATGATTTTGCCAATGTTCTTGAGCAGGTTGACGTGCTGATCATGCTCGATGTTTATCCGGCAGGTGAAAAACCGATTGCCGGTGCTGACGGACGTTCATTATGCCGGACGATTCGGAGCCGCGGCAAAATTGATCCGATTTTTGTCCCTGATAGTCAGACGTTACCGGGTGTGCTCGCAAATGTATTACAAGATGGTGACTTAGTGTTGACGCAAGGCGCGGGTGATATTGGCAAAGTAGCGAGACAATTAGCGTTGTTGCAATTGAATATCGAAAAAATGCAACAAGTAGGATAA
- the murG gene encoding undecaprenyldiphospho-muramoylpentapeptide beta-N-acetylglucosaminyltransferase: MIKNKRLMVMAGGTGGHVFPGLAVAKALQAQGWEIRWLGTADRMEAELVPKHQIDIDFIQVKGLRGQGIVRLLKAPFQIINAIFQARAYIKQWQPDVVLGMGGYVSGPGGVAAWLLGIPVVLHEQNAVAGLTNRWLSRIARRVFQAFPGAFPNADVVGNPVRTDVVRLAAPMQRMQDRHGPIRILVMGGSQGARILNQTMPEAMALLAHHEFEIRHQAGKGNQSAVEEQYHHQQIASVHVTEFIDDVAEAYAWADLLICRSGALTVSEIAAAGVGAIFVPFMHKDRQQALNADHLVASGAAMMIEQPELSAQKMADAIAQLDRSRLLDMAVKARQLAQPDADKIVANAIISLTE, encoded by the coding sequence ATGATCAAGAATAAACGTTTAATGGTAATGGCGGGTGGCACCGGGGGACACGTTTTCCCCGGGCTTGCCGTTGCCAAAGCATTACAAGCGCAAGGGTGGGAAATTCGTTGGTTGGGAACCGCCGACAGAATGGAAGCCGAATTAGTCCCTAAGCACCAGATTGATATTGATTTTATTCAGGTCAAAGGATTACGGGGACAGGGTATTGTTCGGCTATTAAAAGCGCCTTTTCAAATTATCAATGCCATCTTTCAGGCCCGGGCCTATATCAAACAGTGGCAACCGGATGTTGTGTTAGGGATGGGAGGCTATGTCAGTGGTCCCGGTGGTGTTGCCGCTTGGTTATTGGGCATTCCCGTTGTCTTACATGAACAGAATGCGGTAGCGGGGTTGACCAACCGTTGGCTTTCTCGTATCGCCCGCCGTGTTTTTCAGGCGTTTCCTGGAGCATTTCCGAATGCTGATGTGGTTGGCAATCCGGTTCGTACGGATGTCGTCCGATTGGCTGCGCCCATGCAGCGAATGCAAGACCGTCATGGCCCCATTCGGATTTTAGTGATGGGGGGAAGCCAAGGCGCCCGTATTTTGAATCAGACAATGCCTGAAGCGATGGCATTGTTGGCGCATCATGAATTTGAAATTCGTCATCAGGCCGGTAAAGGTAATCAATCGGCGGTTGAGGAACAATATCACCACCAACAGATTGCGTCGGTGCATGTCACGGAGTTTATCGATGATGTGGCTGAAGCGTATGCATGGGCTGATTTGTTGATTTGTCGGTCTGGCGCGTTAACGGTTTCTGAAATTGCAGCCGCTGGTGTCGGGGCGATTTTTGTTCCTTTCATGCACAAAGATCGCCAACAAGCACTGAATGCTGATCATTTGGTTGCATCAGGGGCTGCGATGATGATTGAACAGCCCGAACTGAGCGCGCAGAAAATGGCAGATGCCATTGCTCAGCTTGACCGAAGCCGATTGCTTGATATGGCTGTGAAAGCCAGACAACTTGCACAGCCTGATGCTGATAAGATCGTTGCGAATGCGATCATCTCTTTAACTGAATAA
- the ftsW gene encoding cell division protein FtsW, with amino-acid sequence MIRWLKTPSPQVLFDRQLVWIALGLMLIGLVMVTSASFPVSSRLTDQPFHFMFRQATFLALALVVSAVVLQVPLHRWFQYSSLLLAISFVLLVIVLIAGKSVNGASRWIPLGLFNLQPAEVAKLTLFIFMSGYLVRKHDEVRQTFFGGFMKPIMVFSCLAILLLLQPDLGTVIVMLVTLFGMLFIAGAKLSQFIALMVAGVLSVIGLIIAEPYRIRRVTSFLDPWEDPFGSGYQLTQSLMAFGRGGWFGQGLGNSIQKLEYLPEAHTDFVFAVLAEELGFVGVVLVLLLLMWLVMKAVFIGKKAFEHEQQFGGYLAFGIGIWFAFQTLVNVGAAAGIVPTKGLTLPLISYGGSSLIVMSVAVSILLRIDFECRLADMEKEVVKNTNDQE; translated from the coding sequence ATGATTCGATGGCTGAAGACGCCAAGTCCTCAGGTACTGTTTGATCGACAACTGGTATGGATTGCACTGGGACTGATGTTAATCGGTTTGGTGATGGTAACATCGGCATCGTTTCCCGTGAGCTCACGGCTGACCGATCAACCGTTCCATTTTATGTTTCGGCAGGCAACTTTTTTAGCGTTGGCATTAGTGGTCTCTGCTGTCGTTTTGCAAGTTCCCTTACATCGTTGGTTTCAGTACAGTTCACTGCTATTAGCGATCTCATTTGTGCTGTTAGTGATTGTACTGATTGCCGGAAAGTCCGTGAATGGCGCATCTCGTTGGATTCCTTTGGGCCTGTTTAACCTACAGCCTGCTGAGGTGGCAAAACTGACGTTATTTATTTTTATGTCTGGCTATTTGGTCAGAAAGCATGATGAAGTCAGGCAAACCTTTTTTGGCGGATTCATGAAACCGATTATGGTGTTTTCATGTCTGGCTATTTTGCTACTGCTTCAGCCAGACTTGGGAACCGTGATTGTGATGTTGGTGACTTTATTCGGCATGCTATTTATTGCCGGGGCAAAGTTGTCACAGTTTATTGCCTTGATGGTTGCCGGGGTTCTTTCCGTCATTGGACTGATCATTGCTGAACCATATCGGATCCGCCGGGTCACATCGTTTCTCGACCCTTGGGAAGATCCTTTTGGTAGTGGGTATCAGTTGACACAATCACTGATGGCTTTCGGGCGTGGTGGCTGGTTTGGTCAGGGGCTCGGAAATTCAATTCAAAAACTGGAGTATTTACCTGAAGCGCATACCGATTTTGTCTTTGCCGTCTTAGCCGAAGAACTGGGGTTCGTCGGCGTTGTTCTGGTCTTGCTGTTACTGATGTGGTTAGTCATGAAAGCGGTATTCATCGGTAAAAAAGCATTTGAGCATGAGCAACAGTTTGGGGGGTATCTGGCCTTCGGCATTGGTATTTGGTTTGCTTTTCAGACATTGGTCAATGTCGGTGCAGCAGCAGGGATTGTTCCGACCAAAGGACTCACGCTGCCACTGATTAGTTATGGTGGTTCGAGCTTAATTGTAATGTCTGTCGCGGTTTCAATTTTATTAAGAATCGATTTTGAATGCCGGCTCGCAGATATGGAAAAAGAAGTTGTAAAGAACACAAATGATCAAGAATAA
- the murD gene encoding UDP-N-acetylmuramoyl-L-alanine--D-glutamate ligase: protein MNDWQDVNNVVVVGLGITGLSVVKYLRRYHPDIAVKVIDTRDNPPGLSELPAGIACYQGGWCNQWLAAADLVVINPGIALATPEIQHVIQAGTPVVGDIELFARHIDKPVIAITGSNGKSTVTDLTGKMAAAAGLRVAVGGNIGVPALDLIDESVDLYVLELSSFQLETTSHLKLKAAAFLNLSEDHMDRYRDIDGYRQAKLRIFMHAEAAIVNRDDPATFPEMFSGEVVTFSISQAADFALQSNDGREYLMAKGHPVIACDQLRLVGRHNLANVLTVFALLQQSGICYEKGLEVLKSYTGLTHRCQVVEDNRGIQWVNDSKATNVASTLAALSGLTLNGTLYLLVGGVGKGADFSPLAPVLSSLNVRLCCFGRDGQQFMQLHPAAKQYETMADAIADIAPQLLQGDIVMLSPACASFDQFKNFMARGDAFADLAHQYA, encoded by the coding sequence ATGAATGATTGGCAAGATGTAAACAATGTGGTTGTCGTTGGCTTGGGAATTACCGGCCTGTCGGTCGTGAAGTATCTTCGCAGATATCATCCCGATATTGCAGTAAAAGTCATCGATACTCGGGATAATCCACCGGGCCTGAGTGAATTACCGGCTGGTATTGCATGTTATCAAGGCGGCTGGTGCAATCAATGGTTAGCCGCAGCCGATCTGGTCGTCATCAATCCTGGTATTGCGTTAGCCACACCAGAAATCCAGCACGTTATTCAGGCCGGTACACCCGTTGTTGGTGATATTGAGCTATTTGCCCGGCATATCGATAAACCAGTCATCGCGATTACGGGATCCAATGGGAAAAGTACCGTCACCGATTTAACCGGAAAAATGGCCGCAGCGGCCGGTCTTCGGGTTGCTGTCGGTGGTAATATCGGCGTTCCGGCACTGGACTTGATTGATGAATCTGTCGACTTATATGTACTGGAACTTTCCAGTTTCCAGCTAGAGACAACGAGTCACCTCAAACTTAAAGCTGCCGCATTTTTGAATTTGTCTGAAGATCATATGGATCGATATCGAGATATTGATGGATATCGTCAAGCAAAACTGCGTATTTTTATGCATGCCGAAGCTGCGATCGTCAATCGTGACGATCCCGCGACATTTCCTGAGATGTTCTCCGGTGAGGTTGTCACATTCTCTATTTCTCAAGCGGCCGATTTTGCTCTGCAGTCAAACGATGGCCGTGAGTATCTGATGGCGAAGGGACATCCGGTGATTGCCTGTGACCAACTCCGATTAGTCGGACGCCATAATCTGGCTAATGTCCTGACCGTATTCGCTTTGTTGCAACAGTCCGGTATTTGCTACGAAAAAGGGCTTGAAGTCCTCAAGTCTTACACAGGACTGACACATCGGTGTCAGGTTGTTGAAGATAATCGTGGCATTCAGTGGGTCAATGACTCTAAAGCGACGAATGTTGCCAGCACTTTGGCGGCGCTCTCCGGTCTGACTCTCAACGGGACTTTGTATCTGTTGGTCGGCGGTGTCGGTAAAGGGGCTGATTTTTCGCCGCTGGCACCGGTTCTCAGTTCACTCAATGTCCGGCTTTGCTGCTTTGGGCGTGATGGTCAGCAGTTTATGCAACTGCATCCGGCTGCAAAGCAGTATGAAACAATGGCTGATGCGATTGCCGATATCGCCCCTCAGCTGTTACAGGGAGATATCGTGATGCTTTCACCTGCTTGTGCCAGCTTTGATCAGTTTAAGAATTTTATGGCAAGAGGTGATGCCTTTGCCGATTTAGCACACCAGTACGCATAG